CTCTTTGCCTGGTGCGCCTACAAGCCCCTTGGCGTCAGGAGCTACAAACTCGTGGCCTGTTTGTTGTACTACTGTTTGGTCACTGATTTGCGCTGATTCAGACCACTTGAAGCCGGTTGTAGCATTGGAGCATAGTGTTACTGTAAATGTATCTCCAGCAGCAACATTTACTTCTTGGCTGATGTCCTGTTGTTTCCCGAAGTCGTCACAGGAAACCTCTATTGATGTTCCTGTGGATGGAGCGCAAGATGCCAGCCACAATGATATGGTGAGCAAGGCAAATGATG
The sequence above is a segment of the Chloroflexota bacterium genome. Coding sequences within it:
- a CDS encoding protease inhibitor I42 family protein translates to MKLRIIASFALLTISLWLASCAPSTGTSIEVSCDDFGKQQDISQEVNVAAGDTFTVTLCSNATTGFKWSESAQISDQTVVQQTGHEFVAPDAKGLVGAPGKEVWTFKALKKGTSTLSLEYSRPWEGGEKGEWTFNLTVVVK